The genomic interval AGCCCACGAAGCTGACGTAGGCCAGCCGGCGGTCGTTGTACATCATGCCCATGAAGATGCAGAAGATGAGCAGCAGTCCTCTCAGGGCGTGAGCACCCTTGGGCTTCTCCATGAAGCGCATGGTCGCCACCAGCAGGGCGAAGTTGAACGTCATCGAGTCCGAGTGGCACGTGGTGTACTCGACGAAGACGCCCATGGCGGGCACGACGACGGCGCCGAAGTAGACGCTGACGGCGGCCTTGGTGAGCCCCGCGGCGATGACCGTCCGCGCGAAGATGGGCCAGTCCTCCGGCCCTCGCATGGCGTAGTGATAAATCGCGACGATGAACGGCAGCATCGCGGCCTGGTGCCACTGCCACAGCGAGTTGCGGAAGTCCCCGCCGCGCATCACCCCGCGCACCTCCATGAACATGATGGCGAAGAAGGACAGCGCCACCACGGCGATGAGCGGCCGGGGCATGGGCAGCACCGGCGGGTCGATGGTGGACTTCGTCATGCGCCGGTAGAGCGCAATCCCCAAGAGCCCCATGATGAGCAGGTCCACGAGGGGAAACCGCAGGGCGCCAATCTTGGTGATGGCGCTCAATTGCGTGAAGAGCAGCTCACCGATGGGGAACAGCGGAGAAGGCCAGAAACCGGACTGGGGGCGCTCGGGGACGAAGTCCACGGCGAGGACCAGGTAGGTGAGGCCCAGCACCGGATAGCGCAGGGGGACTTTGACGACGACCCACAACACGCCCACCGCCAGGGCTGGGGCCAAAGCGACCACGGGGTGCAACACGGCCCCCCCCACGGTGGCCAACACCAGGAAGCCAAGCAGCGCCAGGTAGCGCAGGTAGGAGGGCCGGTCCGGAGCGAACGTCACGACGGACGGAGGCTACATCTGGAGGGCCGGTTGGGATAGATGTGAAGGCACACGTATGCCTGCTCATCGACCTCGCGTCCTCTTGATTGCCGAGCTGTGCAACCCCGACTGGGTGAGTGTCCCGCTGGAGGGCTGGTCGCTCTACCGCGCACTCGCCGAGGTGGCGGACGTGCATCTGGTCACCCAGGTGCGCAACCGGGAGAACATCCTCAAGCAAGGGGTGCAGGAGGGCTCGCAGTTCACCGCGTTGGACTCCACGCCGGTGGAGAAGCCGCTCGACAAGGTGGGGCAGTTCATGCGGGGCACGGCGGGCGTTGGCTGGACGACAGCCACGGCGTTGAGCGTGCTGCCCTACTACTACTTCGAGGAAGTGCTGTGGCAGCGCTTCGGCCAGCGCATCAAGGCCCGCGAGTTTGATTTGGTGCACCGCTACACGCCCATCAGCCCCACCACGCCGAGCACGTTGGCGCGGCGCTGCAAGAAGGCCGGGGTGCCCTTCGTGATGGGGCCGCTCAACGGCGGGTTGCCGTGGCCCAAGGGCTTCGGCGGCGCGCGGCGGCGGGAGAAGGAGTGGCTGAGCTACGTGCGGGACGCGTACAAGCTGATGCCCTTCTACAAGTCCACGCGGGAGAACGCGGCGGCCATCATCACCGGCTCGCGCGCGACGCGAGGGCAGGTGGGGACGCCGTGGCAGGACAAGACGGTGTACGTGCCGGAGAACGCCATCGACACCCGGCGCTTCGGCACGGCGAAGTCGGAGGGGCCGGTGGAGCTGCCGCTGCGTGTGGCCTTCGTGGGGCGCTTCGTGCCGTACAAGGGCATGGCCATGCTGATGGAGGCGGCGGCGCCGCTCATCCGCGAGGGCAAGGTGGTGCTCGAGTACATCGGGGATGGGCAGGAGATGCCCAACCTGAAGGCCCAGGCGGCGCGTGAGGGCATCGAGTCGGGTGTGACGTTCGCCGGCTGGGTGAAGCACCAGGAGCTGCAGGGGCGTCTGGCGCGCAACCACGTGTTCGGCTTCCCCAGCGTGCGTGAGTTCGGTGGCGCGGTGGTGTGCGAGGCGATGGCGTTGGGGCTGGTGCCCATCGTGATGGACTACGGCGGCCCAGGCGAAATCGTGAGCCCGGCGACGGGCTTCGCGGTGCCCATGGGGACGCCGGAGCAAATCGTGGCGGGCGTGCGCGAGGTGCTCACGAAGCTGGTCGCGGACCCGTCGGTGATTCGGCCCATGGGTGAGCGGGCCCGGCAGCGCATCTTCAAGTACTTCACCTGGAAGGCGAAGGCGGAGCAGGTGCTGGAGGTGTATCGCTGGGTGCTCGGCGAGCGCGGGCAGCCCGACTGGGGCATGCCGCTGGCGGACTGAGGCGCTGGCGGTTCTACAGGGGGAGCAGCTCCACCTGGAGTTGCTCCGTCTGGTTCGAGCGCAAGAGCAGGTCCCCGCGCGTGTGTGAGGGATAACCGGGGTGCTCGAAGCGCAGGGTGTATGTGCCCGCCGGGAGCAAGGGCAGGCGGTAGTGGCCCGAGGCGTCCGTCCGGGTGTGCTGTGCTTCACCGAGGCTGGGCGAGGTGGCGATGACCACCAGGTCCGGGATGGGCACGTGGCTCGTGGCGTCGATGACCGTG from Myxococcus stipitatus carries:
- the wzy gene encoding exopolysaccharide repeat unit polymerase encodes the protein MTFAPDRPSYLRYLALLGFLVLATVGGAVLHPVVALAPALAVGVLWVVVKVPLRYPVLGLTYLVLAVDFVPERPQSGFWPSPLFPIGELLFTQLSAITKIGALRFPLVDLLIMGLLGIALYRRMTKSTIDPPVLPMPRPLIAVVALSFFAIMFMEVRGVMRGGDFRNSLWQWHQAAMLPFIVAIYHYAMRGPEDWPIFARTVIAAGLTKAAVSVYFGAVVVPAMGVFVEYTTCHSDSMTFNFALLVATMRFMEKPKGAHALRGLLLIFCIFMGMMYNDRRLAYVSFVGCLLAGYLITPWPAIKRTFTRALVLLAPLMVVYFAVGWNARGGAFAPVHKVRSLIDGEGGEGNLDYRDIENLDLIATWTQFPILGTGYGHEFLEPIPLPNIAFVFPTYRFHPHNSLLGLLAFGGFAGYTGIWMFLTVTLYLAVRAYHRSNISEHRAASMVIVGAVICYINQVFGDMGIISYICTFLLSLCVVVSGKLAVFTGAWPMPKSTLVPSAPSAPVPPPGAISYPNAEEAPAPNVAKTG
- the epsH gene encoding exopolysaccharide biosynthesis glycosyltransferase EpsH → MPAHRPRVLLIAELCNPDWVSVPLEGWSLYRALAEVADVHLVTQVRNRENILKQGVQEGSQFTALDSTPVEKPLDKVGQFMRGTAGVGWTTATALSVLPYYYFEEVLWQRFGQRIKAREFDLVHRYTPISPTTPSTLARRCKKAGVPFVMGPLNGGLPWPKGFGGARRREKEWLSYVRDAYKLMPFYKSTRENAAAIITGSRATRGQVGTPWQDKTVYVPENAIDTRRFGTAKSEGPVELPLRVAFVGRFVPYKGMAMLMEAAAPLIREGKVVLEYIGDGQEMPNLKAQAAREGIESGVTFAGWVKHQELQGRLARNHVFGFPSVREFGGAVVCEAMALGLVPIVMDYGGPGEIVSPATGFAVPMGTPEQIVAGVREVLTKLVADPSVIRPMGERARQRIFKYFTWKAKAEQVLEVYRWVLGERGQPDWGMPLAD
- a CDS encoding carboxypeptidase-like regulatory domain-containing protein, encoding MLKLFTAYFVCMLVLFVAVPLFARSEDTDEYEPPPGVFMGTVIDATSHVPIPDLVVIATSPSLGEAQHTRTDASGHYRLPLLPAGTYTLRFEHPGYPSHTRGDLLLRSNQTEQLQVELLPL